Genomic segment of Gloeocapsa sp. PCC 73106:
ATATACTCAAAGCTTATTTAACACAACTTCACCCAGAAATCGCCTGTCAAGTTAAATATGATAGCAATTTGGTATTTTGGGGAATGCGATCGCTGGTCACAAGTTAAAAAATGTGCAACTATGGTAAATTGTTGGCTCTCAAAAAAAGCTTGGTGAAAATCGATGAATTTACCCTCATCTGACGCTTTAACTCCCGTTCCTTCTGGTTCCCTCACCATTGCTCCTTTATCTACTAATTTTCTTAAGCTGTCTCTGGTAATTCCTACTTATAACGAAGGGGAAAATATCCAAGCAATAATTAAAAGCTTGAGTGAATCCCTAGATAGGGCGATTTGGGGAGCTTATGAATTAATCGTCGTAGATGACGACAGTTCGGATCAAACCTGGCAATTAGCTCTAGACTTACTCTCTCAATACCCGCAGCTACGAGTAATGCGCCGCACCCAAGAAAAAGGTCTCTCAACTGCAGTGATCAGAGGTTGGCAAGTAGCAAGAGGTGAGATTTTGGGAGTCATCGACGCTGATTTGCAACATCCTCCATTGGTACTACTAAAACTAATAGCTAATATAGAAGCAGGAGCAGATCTAGCCGTAGCCAGTCGTCATCTCCAAGGGGGTGGATTTGGTCAGTGGAATTGGTTCAGACGTTTTCTTTCCAAGGGAGCACAAATATTAGGACTATTAATTCTCCCAGAAGTACTTAGTCGTCTTTCTGATCCTATGAGTGGGTATTTTCTGGTACGTCGGAGTGCGATCGCTGGCATAAAAATGTCCCCCATAGGCTATAAAATCTTAATCGAAGTCACAGCGCGTGGTAGAATCCGCAAAATAGCCGAAGCAGGTTATATCTTTCAAGAACGTCACGCAGGCGTTAGTAAGGTTACCTGGAGACAGTATTTAGAATATTTACAACATTTATCTAAGTTACGCGCGGCAAAAGGTGTTAGGTGATAAAGGTGATTAATGAAGCGATCGCTAATCATATCGGCTCTCCCGTACCTGTGGTGATAAACAAAACTTATCGTTTATCGACAATAGGCAACAGGCAAGAGGCAATAGCTTAGAAAATGTAAAAATAATCACAATTTACCTCATAAACTCCAAAGAGCCATCATATCAAGTCCGCTTAATTAGTTAACATAAAATTGTGAGTCCCATTTTTATCTAAACTTTTACCCTTTCCCCTTTTCCCTTTACCCCATACCTTGGACCTCATACCTTTCCTTTGACTACGTTTGTTGTTATACATCCCGTCTTCATAACTCCTATAAAGCCCGCTCCCACCAAGCACGCTACTACGCTTAAATTCTCTGGTATTTCGGTCACTTCGTCAATCCAAACCTGGTAAAATGAAATACGGTTATCATACATAAACTCTCCAAAGGAAGAATTGATAGCGAAGTCTCGATCAGAACTAACTAAAGAACCGTTTTCATCAATGGTGAAGATAGTCTCCCGAAAGGTGGTGACACCGGCGATTTTACCGTCAATAAAGGTAGGACTTCCCGAATCTCCTCTTGCTCCTCCTACTTCCTGTTGACCTACACCCAGATTGGAAAGATCAAAAAAGTAGTCAAAAGCGTCATTCCTCGATCGCCCATTGTCAAAATCGTAACCCAAAATACCCGTAGTCGCTCCCTCGAAAAATTCACCTCTGGGAGAGCCATCGGCGTCATAACGATTGAGTCCGACACGTTTAACGCCAGTATCTAAAATATCTCCCTGATTACCAGTTCCTGACCTTCCATAACCGACTTTAACAGCGACCTGGTTAATTTCGTCAGAACGACGATAGATTAAATAGCGATCGACCTCCTCGGGAGCGCGACTGTCTAGTTCCAAAATTGCTAGATCATTTCCATTGACCAAAGTTCCGTCCCAACCAGGAGCGAGAGTAATCTGATTTGATGGTACGTTAAAAGTAATTCTACCCGAGGGTATGTCGAAGTTTACTTCAGCATTAGAGATGTTAATTCGACCTTGGTTATTAGTCAGACAATGAGCTGCGGTGAGCACATGTTTCCCGGTAGATAGCAAACTACCAGAACATCTCTCAGATATAGGACTATTGGGTGAGCTTAAAAAGATATCCGCTACTCCATCAAAACCTTCATCGGGATTGACCAGATAGATGGGATTAAATGAATTAATAGTCGTAGTGTACAACGGTTGAGTTAAAGATACTACCCTAAATTCCGGATTGAAGTCAACTTCTACGTCAGGACCTCCTTGAATTATGAGGTCTTCTCCCGCAGGATCTATTCTAATCGTCGATTGCGCCTCGGGGATATAAAGCCCGAAAGCGACAAAAAAGAAAAAAAAGCGGATGATATTAAATTTCATGCTCTATAGTTTTGGTGTCGTGACCATACACGTGTATCAGCTGTAGATTATCGTACGCATCTTTACCAGGGACCTAAAACTACCTTTATATGTCCTAAACGAACTGTTTTTTGCTATATATTGCGCTGGTAACTGCTCAGATATCAACCTACCTAAGAGATTATAAGAGCTTTTCCCCATTCCAACGGATGATTTCACATTGATTTTAGCTTCTTTGACATTGGGTTATTTAACCAAGCGTTTAGCGCTTCTGGATCCGACTCTATTCCTTTTTGCAAAAGAATAACACCGTCATTAAGCGCAACTATTCCGTATTCTTGATTACTAGTAACCTCTTCAATTAGAACGTTAATATTTTGTAATTGCTCACCAAAAGCAGTAAAAGCCACTTGATATTGAGCTAGACGCCATAAATCAGCGACTAGATAATCTACTTTGATTTTTTCTCCTGTGTCATCAACTAACTCATAAGCGGGAAGCCTAATAATTGCCCGGCGTCCCGATAAAGGAGGAATAAGATGATTAGTCGCGGCTACACTAGCATCGGGGGGAATTTGCTCCAAAATACCCCGAATCTGCGTACTGTGAAGCCATTGTTCTGGTAGAGATATATGTACCCTCGGCTGTATAGAATCGGGTACGAGAAAATAAAAAGCCTGCATTTGCTCAGAAGGACTAGCTAAAATTGAGAAAATTAAGGAAAGAGTCAAACAAAACAGCCAAAAAAACCGAAAAGGTCGATTTAGAGAGCGTGGTTTTAATGCTGATAGGGGTTGCCAAAAATTAAGCCAATTTTGTCCTCTCCACCACAGAATAGTTCCATAAAAAAAACCTGGTGCTACCATCATCGAATAGCGTACACTCACTACTAGCACGGTCATACCCTTAGCTAAAAGCATCGTCAACAAGGGAAACCCCGCAACTAACCAACCTGCAGGAGCTAACAGAGGAACAAAGGCTAAAGGTAACCAATGACCCAGTAGATAATTGAGAGTAGCACCAATAGGGGTGACTAATTCTTCGAGTAATAGTAGGGGTTGAGTGAGCATTCCTTTGATTACTTCCAG
This window contains:
- a CDS encoding polyprenol monophosphomannose synthase, with protein sequence MNLPSSDALTPVPSGSLTIAPLSTNFLKLSLVIPTYNEGENIQAIIKSLSESLDRAIWGAYELIVVDDDSSDQTWQLALDLLSQYPQLRVMRRTQEKGLSTAVIRGWQVARGEILGVIDADLQHPPLVLLKLIANIEAGADLAVASRHLQGGGFGQWNWFRRFLSKGAQILGLLILPEVLSRLSDPMSGYFLVRRSAIAGIKMSPIGYKILIEVTARGRIRKIAEAGYIFQERHAGVSKVTWRQYLEYLQHLSKLRAAKGVR
- a CDS encoding trypsin-like serine protease gives rise to the protein MKFNIIRFFFFFVAFGLYIPEAQSTIRIDPAGEDLIIQGGPDVEVDFNPEFRVVSLTQPLYTTTINSFNPIYLVNPDEGFDGVADIFLSSPNSPISERCSGSLLSTGKHVLTAAHCLTNNQGRINISNAEVNFDIPSGRITFNVPSNQITLAPGWDGTLVNGNDLAILELDSRAPEEVDRYLIYRRSDEINQVAVKVGYGRSGTGNQGDILDTGVKRVGLNRYDADGSPRGEFFEGATTGILGYDFDNGRSRNDAFDYFFDLSNLGVGQQEVGGARGDSGSPTFIDGKIAGVTTFRETIFTIDENGSLVSSDRDFAINSSFGEFMYDNRISFYQVWIDEVTEIPENLSVVACLVGAGFIGVMKTGCITTNVVKGKV
- a CDS encoding DUF2079 domain-containing protein — protein: MVNKFVLKPHQFYLIAITSAFFLLTLVIALNRYYSFYSSYDQGTFNQMFWNTLQGYPAQSSLASGISSQVVHLKQVPMVNYSHFGMHFTPAMLLWLPLYFLFPSPATLSVIQVFWVTTGGIVLYFLARQHLNSGVSLWITASFYTAIATIGPTLSNFDNLCQLPVLIFSLLLAMEKRQWWLFAIFALWILAVREDAGIPLFSVGTYLILSRRYPGVGFLVCITSLLYMIVVTNLVMPQFADDISTRFMVERFGQYVNNESASTLEVIKGMLTQPLLLLEELVTPIGATLNYLLGHWLPLAFVPLLAPAGWLVAGFPLLTMLLAKGMTVLVVSVRYSMMVAPGFFYGTILWWRGQNWLNFWQPLSALKPRSLNRPFRFFWLFCLTLSLIFSILASPSEQMQAFYFLVPDSIQPRVHISLPEQWLHSTQIRGILEQIPPDASVAATNHLIPPLSGRRAIIRLPAYELVDDTGEKIKVDYLVADLWRLAQYQVAFTAFGEQLQNINVLIEEVTSNQEYGIVALNDGVILLQKGIESDPEALNAWLNNPMSKKLKSM